A region of the Labeo rohita strain BAU-BD-2019 chromosome 5, IGBB_LRoh.1.0, whole genome shotgun sequence genome:
GGGGTGAATTCACTAGGCAGCATTGTAAAATCAATCCTTAAAAACATACatctttcctttaaaaaaaataactgtggCATGCAAACAACTGACTTCTTTATAcagaaatgatttatatttaaataatgaccaatgatttaatttaaatactcaAGTTAGCACTGTTTTTACCTGGGGATTATTGTGGTAGAGTTGGACTAGTTTGTCTTCAAGTGCTTTGGAACGGAGGCGCTAACGGAAACATCGCTCGTTAATAAACAGTCATTTCGGCGTTTAGTGCTGAGGGGGAAAATTTTAAATGGTGACTGAAAACGGGTGAATTGAAGTGAAGACTGTTTTATCCTTACCTTTAAAGTCCGAAAACTACATTAAAGGAAACTTGATAATACAGTAGGTAATTTATGATATGAAAATGCGCAACTTTAGAGTCGTTATACAAACAGTCACGTGCCTGTGTTCGTCCAATCAGTGGCATTGACATTGCAAATATGCTAATAAGATCGTTAACCCAGGGTTTGAATGTACAAAGTGAAACGTAAGTCATaaatcattaattaattcattgttaAGCTTAAGTGGGTTTACAATGACACGGGGTTAGCTATTTCAACTGTGAAAATCTATATTGTCTGTTTAGTTGTGGGTTAACCACACTCACACTGGGCCATTtcattacgtttttttttttatctcttataaatgttttatggcATCTTAGCAGTTGAATTTCTACATTTGGAACAGACTTCAGAGGTCCAAAGGTTATATGCCATCTTTAAACATAAGAAATGCATTTACTGCTTGTTAAGTTAAAGATAAAGTGTAAGAGATAACATTCAAAGCatcaaataaaatcatcaaaaacatttatattcagGAACCAGTTGCATAAACATAGCCACTATGTTAACTAGCAGTTAGCCAAGGAGGGATAAACAGTCATATTTTTTAGTTCAATTTAGACCAGTCACCTTTTtataactgattttaaaaagttacgACCAgtctagaagaaaaaaaatagcatgactactttttaagaccttttagTCTCTACGCAACCAGCCCCAGATTAGAGTTCAAGATGAAGATGCCACCTTGCTCCTCTTGACTTCTGTTGATGTTCTCACTCAGGTCCTGCTGGTCTGGTGTGCGCTGAGACTCTGAGGCAGGAGGGTTTCACTGACCGTATAGTGATGTGCACTATGGACAAACATCTGCCTTACGACAGGCCTAAACTGAGTAAGGTTTGTACACAGAACATAGAACAGTGTGGGAACAAAATTTTACAATCTAAAATGAACATAAGACGATTTTATTTTGACCACACGTGTCCTAAAATTCAGCAAGTATGATATTGATTTGATGCctattcttttttcttcagtgtttaGAGAGCACGGCTGAGCAGCTTCAGCTGCGCTCATCTGACTTCTTTCAGATGCATGACATTGAGATACTATTAGAGAAAGAGGTGAGAACGCTTAACCTGACTGTAATATGGTTTACTGAGGAAAAACACTTGAAATGTGATTCTATCTCTTTTGACCACTACAAAAAAGTATGGTATCAGATGGTAATACTACAGTATATTGAAACAACTCCAAGtattctattatatttttgGCACTGTTACTGAAAGGACACGGTATTTGAATAATTGATGTCTAAATCAGTGTCATTTATGCTAATTACCATGCAAAATTGCACAATTTGCCATATGTTTCTTCACAGGTTGCCTCTGTGGATGTGAAGACACGTACTGTGACATTTCGGGATGGTTTTAAAATGGAGTATCGAAAACTCTTCATTGCCACAGGGAGCAGGTAAACATGACTACAGCTATCAAATGATCCTACACTACCATTAagaagtttagggtcagtaagtttttattttttgaagaaattaatacttttattcaggaagggtgcattaaattgatcaaaagtgacagcaaagactttTACACTGATGCATTAatatctatttcaaataaatgctttcagAAACATACATTTCACAAAAATCTTACTCCTCTAACTTTTGAAGATTAGTGTATGTGATAATGAAAAacgcatttaatttttttttttcatttgaattaatAAGTTCTACTTCCTTCATCTTTACAGACCCAAACCTTTGAGCTACAAAGGCAAAGATGTGGGAAATGTGTTTCATCTCAGAACACCGGAAGATGCCAACAGCATCGCAACACTCGCCAGCAGTAAGAACGCTGTAATTGTTGGAACCTCATTTATTGGTAAGAGCTTATGTGAAATgtacatatactgtatgtattatCTGTGTAGTTAAATAATAGTGTTTAGACTCTTAAGGCACAATTTAAGATGAATCCGCATCATTGCATTAGATAACAAAATACCATGtgatgcttattttaaagatagATGCACAAGCAGACTCAAGTaggtgtgtaaatatatttggcGCCTCTGTCTGATAAGGATTATATGTGCTGTCCTGTGTTCAGGTATGGAGGTGGCCGCAGCTCTCACAGATAAGGCTCACTCAGTGTCTGTGATCGGCATCGAGGCTGTACCATTTCGTAAAGCACTTGGAGAGAAAGTGGGAAAAGCCTTGATGAAGGTGACAGAAAACAACTATTTATATACAATgacataaatatgaatattaagatttaaacatgaaataatcGTTAAATGGTGCACATCAGAGGTGACCAAGCTTGTTTTTAATGATGGTTGAAAAATCTAATTTCATTGCAGGTCTATTTTGCGTTATACCCAGCTATaatgtaatttgtaaaaaatgtatatatatttcaatgcataatgcataaattagaaataaagatatgcttcaatttttttcatattttcccCCTCTTATGATATGGCAAATCAAAGGTCATGGGACCCTGGTTTGGCATCTCTGGTATTTATATGTATTCTAAGTAAATGTGAAGCATGAACTTTTAAAGCTTAGAAAGCAAAATGATTAagttttaacaatattatttaataaatattaaatcagtTGCATTTTCTTTGCCATTGTTTTAACTGATTTTATAAGTTAagcatgtttaaataaatacattttaaataaaaaattgagtGCGTATGACATTAAACTATGTAGCTGTTTGTTGTCCTAGACCATTAATATATATTGCTGTTACATGCTAGTTTCATGCCTCTCTTATCACTCTGTTGCCTTTCTCTTCctacatactgtaaaaaaatacgTGAAAATTATTCCTTGCTGCAATCACATTAAACCTATATTCAAAGAGTATTTCtctcattacatttttttttttttttcattttgtttctctCCTCAGTTGTTTGAGTCAAACAGGGTGAAGTTCTACATGTTGAACGAGGTGTGGGAGATGCGAGGGCATAATGGACAGGTATCATGAAAGTGAGAAAAACAGGAGTTCAGTGTAGTGTagggctctctctctcttgctctcgtTCCTGTAGAGTGATTAATTACAGCTGCTCTCACAGTAGCACTGCTTAGCTTTGAATATTTTCTAACACAGCTATTTCAATAATGGATTGGCCAGAACTCATAAAATGAGTGAGCACACAGTCAGCAAAGTAAATGTATAATTGAGAATAAGCAGGACTGTGATCTATTATGAAATGACATGTTTGATAATGTGTGATAAATATTTCTTCCTTAAGAAATAACGTAATGAGATTTCTGTATTATAAGTCATAGTGGTAAGAAAATTGGCAACTATGACATAAAtgttaaactgaaatattttttttgtttcgatAGTTAAAAGAAGTGGTTCTAAAAAGCGGCAAAGTCTTGAGAGCTGACGTCTGTGTTATTGGCATAGGTGAGTGCttctttatttgtcttttttttctcaagtccCATTGTAGTCTTGGCTACAGaaatagctaataaaatatacatttgtaaggtttttaaaataaatctttttgcagtgaaaatagtaatattgtcaatataattttactatttaaaataactcttttctattctaatatatattataaaatgtaatttatttccatgatgcaaagctgaattttactcacatgatccttcggaaatcattctaatatgctgatttgctgattgaataattataataaaaatacactgacTAAATATATGGGTCATagtggggcatgttgtcacattacTGTATATACATTGCAATAATTGTCACAAATGGAAACTTGCAATTAACTAGGCTTTTAAGCAAAatttacacaataaaacaattattaaatgcgaaacaattcattaaacaaaacaaagcaaaggtTTAAAACACGTGACAGCATGCCCCAATGAAAAATATCAATTTGTGCTGGGGTCGAtcgtaagtgtgtgtgtgtgtgtgtgtgtttttaggcTCCAGTCCAGCCACAGCATTTCTGAAGCAGAGCGGAGTGCACATGGACTCCAAAGGATTCATCCCAGTCAATAAGGTTCAGTCATTCTGCATTCTGCACTGCACATCTGTTATTGCATCTTAGAGCAAATTAACATCTGTTGCCATTCAGAACATGTTCATTTCTGTTACCTGTGCTAATTTGTCCATGCTTGTGTCTGCTGTATCAGTGATAAATTGTTTTACTGTGACGACCTTGAGTATTTCATGATAATAAGCTACAAAGGACAAGCTACAGTAcaaagcgtatgtaaacttataCCTTTAACCCTTTCAGACCATGCAGACGAACATTGATGGGGTTTTCGCTGGAGGTGACGTGGTAACGTTTCCTTTAGCTTTACGTAGCCATAAGAAGGTGAAcataccccactggcagatggCTCACGTACACGGTAAGAACTGCAGCCCATTGGGATGTATGCATGTGCATGtgccatttttttaatatgaataatgaataatgttttgttcatttttgtacatttttcattttgtacatttttctgtcTTCCGCCACAGGTAGAGTAGCTGCCCTTAGCATGATGGGAAAGGCCTCAGAAATTAAAACGGTGCCTTATTTCTGGACAGCCATGTTTGGAAAAAGCATACGATATGCAGGTAAGAACAAACATCTAGCactaaaaatacacatacacatggAAAAAAACCCACTtcatttagattaaataaatgactgatGTAGTTTCAGCGTCAGTGCTCCTCTGATGCATCTCATGTGCTTTAAATGTTGTTGTCAAGGTTATGGAGACGGCTTTGATGATGTCGTCATCCAGGGGGATTTGGATGAGCTGAAATTTGTGGCATTCTACACAAAGTGAGTTGATTGAAATCATATTGTTTACAAATATGATCAAGCCATTTAATATTACCTTGAAATTATCATATCAAAAATCAATTCTGATGTAGATCAAGGatgtgattattattgttatatgtgaccctggaccacaaaaccagtcttaaaggaTAACTCCACTTTTAGaacaacaattaacaaataatttactccacctccttgtcatccaagatgttcatgtctttctttcttcagtcgtaaagaaattatgtttttttaggaaaacattttagcatttttctccatataatggacggatatggtgccctgattttgaaattccaaaatgcagtttaaatgcggcttcttGGGCTTCTGTGATAATAAATCTCCAGCTGCtagaaagtgaaatgaataaatcaaatcaatGTGTAAAAAGACCTTAATCTCACAGATGAAAGAAATAGATCAAAATAATAACCAGATTTACTGGGCTTCACTTGATAAGGCATATATCACTGTTAtaattgttcacccaaaaatgaaaaatgtgtcattaattaatcaccctcatgtcgttactAACCCATAAAGTAAgatatttgtgatgaaatcctagagttttctgaccctgcatagacagacatgcaactgacacgtttaaggcccagaaggatagtaaggacatcattaaaatagtccatgtgacatcagtagttcaaccgtaATGATATGAAGCgacaaaatactttttgtacgcaaagaaagcaaaaataatgacttaataaATTCTTTGTCAgtctttgctttattttgtgatGTATAGAAGGATTTAATATCATACTATATTATTGCTGTTGTAGCAgtacttattaatatttgacTTCTTACTGTGTTTCCTGTGCAGCTGATgcaagctgtgtgtgtgtgtgtgtgtgtgtgtttaatctGCTGTGATTACAGGAGTGAGGAGGTGGTAGCCGTGGCCAGTATGAACTATGACCCCATTGTGTCACGGGTTGCAGAAGTCTTTGGCTCTGGAAAGACGATTAGGAAACGTGACGTGGAGTAAGTACATTTTCTAGTTTCACAGAGAACAGACGTAGTAAGTTTTCCATGGTTTAAACAAGTGACAGTTTAGacttgttttcaacattgattatgatgtttcttaaagaagtctggaactccacttccagaacaacaattcacagataatttactcacccccttgtcatccaagatgttcgtgtctttctgtaatcagtcgtgaagaaattatggtttttgaggaaagcatttcaggatttttctccatataatggacttcataggtgccctgattttgaacttccaaaatgcagcttgaaagggctctaaacgatcccagctgaggaagaagggtcttatctagcgaaacgatctgtcattttttttcggaaaataaaaatttgcttactttttaagcacaaaagcttgtgtagcacaggctctgggatgcgcgttcactattgaatcacgtcgaaaggtcacgctgaacgtaggcggaactacagacccagtgtttacaaagcgaatgcacaaagactaagaaagtgcaagtaagttcaacgatacaacgatgtcctcctctcaagttgtaggagtttttcgccatacttagtacacagacgatgaatttacacgtgattcatagtagtgatagaaagtttggatcattttaccgactctgaccttcgtctcattcagcaaaatgaactaatctttttgagtcatttcgttcatttaggcaaaatatatttaaaatgttacgtgttacttccctaacacatctactgcttacacaaacgttgatcacactacaaacaagacaaatttataatgctataagaaacagaaaagattaattcctttttttcctggggcttttagtctatgattagctcacctcacctcttatctgacaagttttcaggtttgagttgttcgttcatcacgtgacagccccataagatgaacgaacaacttgaaaaacccgaagacccgaagaaaacaggtgaactaattccagtacagaacctaataggatgttgcgcatgcgcgactgaacgaatcactccccgagacgactcgttcttcccgagtcacattaaagattcgttcaaaatgaaagaatcgttcaagaatgacccattactaattcgtagcatcgtggacgcgcatcccagagcctgtgctacacaagcttttgtgcttaaaaagtatacaaatttttattttccgagaaAAATgatgattgtttcactagataagacccttcttcctcagctgggattatttagagccctttgaagctgcatttaaactgcactttggaagttcaaaacggggcaccaatcaagtccattatatggagaaaaatcctgaaatgttttccccaaaaaccataattcctttacgactgaagacagaaagacatgaacatcttggatgacaagggggagagtaaattgtttgtaaattgttgttctggaagtggatttctcctttaagcagcaaattagcatattagaatgatttctgaagcattatgtgacactgaagactggagtaatgatgctgtaaattcagctttgcattacaggaataaattgcatattaaaatatatattaaaatagaaaagagttatttaaaattgtaataacattttataattttgcagttttagctgtatttttaatcaaataaatgcagcctcagtgagcataagagacttctttcagttTACTACACAGTGTATGAGAAAATCCCCTTTATAATGAGTTTATTTTTGCCTCATTCATAAGCACTTACTCTTAATTCAAGGATGTTTGTGCAACCTGGCAAGTGTGGAAGACTGTGGAATGACCTACATAACAAGACCAGTTCAcacagcagtgttattttagtactatttacatactattatagttcttttaatattttggaatcagcttaattgtttttattgtaatttttgtttaatttgtactaattttgtgcttttgtttttgtaacattaaatattatttaaacatttattttttataggtttaatgtatttttattccaCTTTTTGTATTAGTTCAGTTTTTTAGTAGGTAATTTGACTTCAGTTTGaactttcagttttcagtttctAATTTCCATTTAGTTtaggtttttcatctaatatttaattttttattttatattatatatttttattttattccaattaacaaacaatttttaatagttttagtttatgaATATAATCTCCTTAGctagaaccttttttttttcttttttgctgtttatgtttgttattatttaaaatttcagttatcatttaatttaataatttaatttaataatatacatttaatttaattaacaaaaatatttgtgctAGTTTTAGTTAACGATTTTAACTTTGACATACTCATTGCATATGAACCTTTTTTACTAGAAATTACAATAACCGATgtttcaaaatgtgttttgtattatttttttcctgcagGACAGGAGACATGTCATGGCTGATCGATAAAGGCTCACAGTGAGGATGTGATTGGCTCAGCACAGCAAGCTCCTTGAGTTTTCCTTGCCAAACTTGGACGATCTCCTGTAACAGACGTAGTCTTAGTGCTGCAGTTGGTTAAGTGGGACACTAGATGGGAGACGTACGCCGTCCTAACCCAAGCACCTGGGCCGTGCCGAGGACATCGTCCCCATGAGGTGGAACCTCTCTCCGGGCCTGGATCCGTTCACAGCACTAACAAATGAGCCATACCTGGTTTTTAACCCTCTGTACTAGACGGGacagttctctctctctctctctctctctctcttgcggGTTGGTCGACTCTTTTGCATGAAGCATCTGCCTGTACACAATGTTCATGGGAGAGCGGTTAAGGGgaattgtcatattttattttgtacatgtgACTTTGTATATAGCTGTTAACTGGAGATACATTCAAACAATAAgtctgcacttttttttttctaccgaACCTCTGCTAGCCAGGCTACGGGAACGAGAATAGAGTTGATGCCTGGCTCACATCGAAATATGCAGCTTCGCTTGTGGCAGTTTGTAGATGTAGAGAGAGCAGATGCATGATAATTCATATGCACAGGGCATTAGTTTTCATCAAGACTCTCCCAAAGGATCTTAATATGGGATCATTATTCAGGGAAGGGAACAAGTTCCATATGTCAATGTCTATgaatataaatcaaatataatatatgatatagtattaatatatttcagaaTTCACAGGTAgatgggtgaatctcacaaaacccatatccaaaagaaatgaaatatatatattgcttaaaagaaaattaagcctgtttttaggaccattaactttttttttcattctgacattattttctTAACATTTACCCCAAATTCCCATTACTGTAatgaaaaatgatatatatatcagggtcagaaattaacttttccaggGGGAAATACTTGAAGTGAtttccaggggcatttttttttttttacatttgagggcaattcttatttatttttatcaccttattattttaaaaactatatgttgtctttaattttaaatacttgcatttacccaattactttaatcaatattttaaactgttgtcaataacaatactgtttaaaattgtatctaaattatacatgtaaaacaCAGGAGCTCATaaggctgcaatattatgacagaaagcattattgtagattattgctctttatattgtaataatgattattaatatcgatatagaaaacaatataaaacatttttgtttcgttttgggcacgtcacattctggcttcaccGACAAACATGTCCGTCCAGTACAAGTctagcacaagttatgcaaaaactctacaagctacaaaataaattttttttttttttacctcataTCTTTACTGTGTTGTTTACGCTGAGGGAATTTGCGAATAATCATCAACAGCTCCAGGGTTCAGCGCTGACTAACCTAAGCCcatctgattggccaatgcattcctaagtACAACAGAAACGCGTTTGATTGGCTATAAGGCTCAAAGTTGCATCAAACGTCGCGTAAAAGCAATCTGACGTATTATGATCGAACCTAAATGTAATTCCACGAATTgacacttttaatttatttcattttaatcgtgACAGCCGAtatacattgtttaattgtcTTGAGTTTATgcgtttttgttcattttgacattattatgCCCTCTTTAATTTCCGACCCTAATACTAGGCCTATATTTGAAaaaggaatacattttattttaaaatacattttaacagtcattttatataaatacagtataaacacTTTTTGAGGGCAttattttcagcacattttccCAATTCTCTCCTTTCTTCAATGTTTCACTAATTACTGTACTAcagcaaaatatatacagttttttttcttttatggttttgtggtgAAGTATGACCTGGATGTGTTATTGACAGGCATTATGAACTGCTGAATCTTTATTTAATTCTCCCAGCCATTAAGCATTTCAAGTTCAAATCTACTATAAATTCTCCATGGCAATAATGCGATACTGTCATTTTGAATGTTCTCACCCCAAACTGAAGCATGAGCCCATGCACCAGGACTGGCCTGAAACACGCTGACCTTTAACAATGACAATATACCTCTTGCTCATGGGAACTGTGGTTGCCCTGCTAGAAAAATTGCACAAGATGACAAATATTTAAAGCTATAACTTTATCGATAGAAATGCTCGTATTATAAGAGGCTTGTATTTTCTGACTAATCGTAAAATGATTTATTGACGacagattgattgattgttgATTGTATTTTTAGATTGTACGCAATAATAACGAATGCTTTTCTTGTAGCTCTGACCTCCTATAGCTTTTCTTCGGTACTAACTCAGGGATTGGAGGTTTCAGTCATATGGGACAGGTTCTGgtggaataaaaaatgaataaatttgttgctataacattttattctgCTGCTTGTTCTTTCACATATACTTAGACAGTGGAATacaaagttttgagtttatcAAAGATGGCATTTTTTCTGTAAGACAGATAAAAGTTGGcatagctgaaaaaaaaaccttttaaagcCTTTTTTACACTATGAAATCTGAATTATTGCAGTcctaaaaaagttgtttttgcaACACTGAGGTAAATGCATTTTCTCCTCAAAATCATGGAAGTGCTACAGTTTcttaaaagttacaaaaattaaataaaataagctaatgaaatataactaaattaaataaaactaaaaaattgatCAGTGCATGATTCCACCCTGCACCCTGTATACATGGACGGGTAAAAAACTGAATCTCCCTTAGTATGCATCTCCAAAACCAGCTATTTCAAAGGGGGGAAAATGATGCAAGTCCTTAGTATTCATAAAACAATGCCCTAAGAAAAATTTAAAACGTTACAATTTTTAGGTAGCATCACTTTAAAACACCAAACAATCATATATAAACAATGTACATAGACAAACATGCAACCGTACATTCAAATACATATGAATGACAGGAAGACCTAAAGTGAATTAAAGTTTTTTCTGTGGCTGCTGGGAGAAATTCTTctgttacattataaaaaaatacaaatgtgatttataaaataaacactgagtATGTGAGGTTGAATTTGGTACCTTTGGTTTCTCCCACAGTGCACCTGGAGATCAAAAGAAGGCCACAGAAACCAGGCTAATGTCTCAGTATATCATATAATGCAGCTTATTGGCTATAAACAGTTCTGGAtctgattattaaaaatgattcatgtaGAAAAACTAGCTGGTGTAAGATAACATTGAGGTCATGTTTGTATATCACATTTTGTTCAACACTattcacatttaacaaaaaggcACTGATTTGTTATTCTCACTTGTGTAAATATGAAACTACATCAG
Encoded here:
- the LOC127165547 gene encoding apoptosis-inducing factor 3 isoform X2: MGGCLSKPKPEVKVELTLLDKEKEVDLMSPNGKASPFSECRPNGSLGHCSDEDSMTLRPQRKHRDYIEASVCHVKDLENGQMREVDLGAGRALLIKEHGEFFAMGHKCPHYGAPLVKGVLSKGRVRCPWHGACFNITTGDIEDFPGLDSLPTFQVRVEKEKVIIRANKQALQTQRRSKAMSKCSAVINSSTGFSHVLIIGSGPAGLVCAETLRQEGFTDRIVMCTMDKHLPYDRPKLSKCLESTAEQLQLRSSDFFQMHDIEILLEKEVASVDVKTRTVTFRDGFKMEYRKLFIATGSRPKPLSYKGKDVGNVFHLRTPEDANSIATLASSKNAVIVGTSFIGMEVAAALTDKAHSVSVIGIEAVPFRKALGEKVGKALMKLFESNRVKFYMLNEVWEMRGHNGQLKEVVLKSGKVLRADVCVIGIGSSPATAFLKQSGVHMDSKGFIPVNKTMQTNIDGVFAGGDVVTFPLALRSHKKVNIPHWQMAHVHGRVAALSMMGKASEIKTVPYFWTAMFGKSIRYAGYGDGFDDVVIQGDLDELKFVAFYTKSEEVVAVASMNYDPIVSRVAEVFGSGKTIRKRDVETGDMSWLIDKGSQ
- the LOC127165547 gene encoding apoptosis-inducing factor 3 isoform X3; this encodes MSPNGKASPFSECRPNGSLGHCSDEDSMTLRPQRKHRDYIEASVCHVKDLENGQMREVDLGAGRALLIKEHGEFFAMGHKCPHYGAPLVKGVLSKGRVRCPWHGACFNITTGDIEDFPGLDSLPTFQVRVEKEKVIIRANKQALQTQRRSKAMSKCSAVINSSTGFSHVLIIGSGPAGLVCAETLRQEGFTDRIVMCTMDKHLPYDRPKLSKCLESTAEQLQLRSSDFFQMHDIEILLEKEVASVDVKTRTVTFRDGFKMEYRKLFIATGSRPKPLSYKGKDVGNVFHLRTPEDANSIATLASSKNAVIVGTSFIGMEVAAALTDKAHSVSVIGIEAVPFRKALGEKVGKALMKLFESNRVKFYMLNEVWEMRGHNGQLKEVVLKSGKVLRADVCVIGIGSSPATAFLKQSGVHMDSKGFIPVNKTMQTNIDGVFAGGDVVTFPLALRSHKKVNIPHWQMAHVHGRVAALSMMGKASEIKTVPYFWTAMFGKSIRYAGYGDGFDDVVIQGDLDELKFVAFYTKSEEVVAVASMNYDPIVSRVAEVFGSGKTIRKRDVETGDMSWLIDKGSQ
- the LOC127165547 gene encoding apoptosis-inducing factor 3 isoform X1, with the protein product MGGCLSKPKPVEVKVELTLLDKEKEVDLMSPNGKASPFSECRPNGSLGHCSDEDSMTLRPQRKHRDYIEASVCHVKDLENGQMREVDLGAGRALLIKEHGEFFAMGHKCPHYGAPLVKGVLSKGRVRCPWHGACFNITTGDIEDFPGLDSLPTFQVRVEKEKVIIRANKQALQTQRRSKAMSKCSAVINSSTGFSHVLIIGSGPAGLVCAETLRQEGFTDRIVMCTMDKHLPYDRPKLSKCLESTAEQLQLRSSDFFQMHDIEILLEKEVASVDVKTRTVTFRDGFKMEYRKLFIATGSRPKPLSYKGKDVGNVFHLRTPEDANSIATLASSKNAVIVGTSFIGMEVAAALTDKAHSVSVIGIEAVPFRKALGEKVGKALMKLFESNRVKFYMLNEVWEMRGHNGQLKEVVLKSGKVLRADVCVIGIGSSPATAFLKQSGVHMDSKGFIPVNKTMQTNIDGVFAGGDVVTFPLALRSHKKVNIPHWQMAHVHGRVAALSMMGKASEIKTVPYFWTAMFGKSIRYAGYGDGFDDVVIQGDLDELKFVAFYTKSEEVVAVASMNYDPIVSRVAEVFGSGKTIRKRDVETGDMSWLIDKGSQ